The Budorcas taxicolor isolate Tak-1 chromosome 18, Takin1.1, whole genome shotgun sequence genome window below encodes:
- the BCAM gene encoding basal cell adhesion molecule, which yields MEPPDARAGARRAPRLLVLALLLAAHPGSKAEVRLSVPPLVEVMRGESVTLDCSPLGTHDYFMLEWFLVDRSWARHRLAWAELHGSKLWDKDLNSQGRSPPYQLDSMGRLVLPEAQVGDERDYVCVVKTGAAGIAEATARLSVFAKPEAPEVSPNKGTLSVMDDFAQEIATCSSRNGNPAPKIMWYRNGQPLAVPLEVNSEGYMTARTVREASGLLSVTSTLYLRLHKPDREASFHCSVHYHLPAGQHGRQDGPSFSLTLHYPTESVLFWLGSQSTAEGWVREGDSVQLLCQGDGSPSPEYTFFRLQDKQEDVLKTSLEGNLTLERVQRNQSGTYGCRVEDYDAPEDADLSKTLDLRVAYLDSLELSTGEELSLSLSNSTTVTCSARGLPTPILHWTKDSAPMGEDPTLSLHSVTFDSAGTYTCEASMPNIPLLSRTRSFRLLVQGTPELKAKETQPKAEGSWTEGDKVTLICYARGYPEPKLTWSQLGGSPTEPAPGGQGWVSSSLTLKVTSALSQDGVSCEASNPLGNTHHVFHFGTVAPQTSQAGVAVMAVAISVGLLLLVVAVFYCMRRKGRPGCCRRSEKGPPPPGEPKLSHSGKEQPEQTGLLMGSTSGGAKHGSRGFGDEC from the exons ATGGAGCCCCCAGACGCGCGGGCTGGGGCGCGTAGGGCCCCGCGGTTGCTGGTGCTCGCGCTCCTGCTGGCGGCGCACCCAG GTTCCAAGGCTGAGGTCCGCCTGTCTGTGCCCCccctggtggaggtgatgagggGGGAGTCTGTCACTCTGGACTGCAGCCCCTTGGGGACCCATGACTATTTCATGCTGGAATGGTTTCTG GTCGACCGCTCCTGGGCTCGCCACCGCCTGGCCTGGGCCGAGCTGCATGGGTCCAAGCTCTGGGACAAAGACCTCAACTCCCAGGGCCGCAGCCCCCCGTACCAGCTGGACTCCATGGGGCGCCTGGTGCTGCCTGAGGCCCAGGTGGGTGACGAGCGCGACTACGTGTGCGTGGTGAAGACGGGGGCAGCAGGCATTGCCGAGGCCACTGCCAGGCTCAGTGTGTTTG CCAAACCCGAGGCCCCGGAGGTCTCCCCCAACAAAGGAACCCTGTCTGTGATGGATGACTTTGCCCAGGAG ATAGCCACTTGCAGCAGCCGCAACGGGAACCCAGCCCCCAAGATCATGTGGTATCGGAACGGGCAGCCCCTGGCCGTGCCCCTGGAGGTGAACTCCG AGGGCTACATGACCGCCCGCACCGTCCGGGAGGCCTCCGGCCTGCTCTCTGTCACCAGCACCCTTTACCTGCGGCTCCACAAGCCCGACCGGGAGGCCAGCTTCCACTGCTCCGTGCACTACCACCTGCCCGCCGGCCAGCATGGCCGCCAGGACGgcccttccttctccctcaccCTGCACT ATCCCACAGAGAGCGTGCTGTTCTGGTTGGGCAGCCAGTCCACTGCCGAGGGCTGGGTCCGCGAGGGTGACTCTGTCCAGCTGTTGTGCCAGGGGGACGGCAGTCCCAGCCCGGAGTACACGTTTTTTCGGCTTCAG GACAAGCAGGAGGATGTGCTAAAAACAAGTCTTGAGGGGAACCTGACACTGGAGAGGGTACAGCGGAACCAGAGCGGGACCTATGGCTGCAGGGTAGAGGACTACGACGCCCCCGAGGATGCAGATCTCTCCAAAACCCTGGATCTGCGTGTGGCCT ACCTGGACTCCCTGGAGCTCAGCACAGGGGAGGAGCTTTCCTTATCTCTGAGTAACAGCACAACGGTGACCTGCTCTGCACGAGGCCTGCCCACCCCGATCCTACACTGGACCAAG GACTCAGCACCCATGGGGGAGGACCCCACACTCTCCCTCCACTCCGTCACCTTCGATTCCGCCGGCACATACACGTGTGAGGCCTCCATGCCCAATATCCCCCTCCTGAGTCGCACCCGGAGCTTCAGGCTGCTGGTTCAAG GGACACCagagttaaaggcaaaggagactcAGCCCAAGGCCGAAGGCAGCTGGACCGAAGGAGATAAAGTCACCCTGATCTGCTATGCCCGCGGCTACCCGGAGCCCAAACTCACCTGGAGCCAGTTGGGCGGCAGC CCCACAGAACCAGCCCCTGGAGGCCAGGGCTGGGTGAGCAGCTCCCTGACCCTGAAGGTGACCAGTGCCTTGAGCCAAGACGGCGTCTCCTGTGAGGCCTCCAACCCTCTCGGGAACACCCATCACGTCTTCCACTTTGGAACCG TGGCCCCCCAGACCTCCCAGGCTGGCGTGGCGGTCATGGCCGTGGCCATCAGCGTGGGCCTCCTGCTCCTCGTCGTTGCCGTCTTCTACTGCATGAGACGCAAGGGGCGGCCCGGCTGCTGCCGGCGGAGCGAGAAGGGGCCTCC GCCACCTGGGGAACCCAAGTTGAGCCACTCAGGAAAAGAGCAGCCGGAGCAGACAGGCCTTCTCATGGGGAGTACCTCTGGAGGAGCCAAGCATGGGAGCAGGGGATTTGGAGATGAG TGTTGA